One segment of Paenibacillus sp. FSL R7-0337 DNA contains the following:
- a CDS encoding LysR family transcriptional regulator: MNISQLETLITISKTMSFRKAGELLNLTQPAVSAQIKSLEEEFKTQLVDRNQPVTLTDRGKVFLAHAEQIVGIVDELKQRLADLEENPQGHIILGTTTSIAIQILPRVLSYFQDQFPHIKTSISSMSSSQIYQQVENGIVDVGIGYLIGRNPGMTTSVLYYDTFELVVSPRHPLAQVKTAGIEALGTIPLILLSPDTVGRKFVDEVLARHGIQPLVIMELTSSEEVKRMVELDLGAAVISKQSVTAEVRSGTLRIVPIIELEVTHPVGVITKSGKYVNSAMRQFLSDLKGMPETQFIGSE, from the coding sequence ATGAATATCAGCCAGCTCGAAACACTGATCACCATCTCCAAAACCATGAGCTTCCGCAAGGCGGGAGAGCTGCTCAACCTGACGCAGCCGGCAGTCTCGGCCCAGATCAAAAGCCTGGAGGAAGAGTTCAAAACCCAGCTTGTTGACCGGAACCAGCCGGTTACGCTGACGGACAGGGGCAAGGTCTTCCTCGCCCACGCGGAACAGATTGTCGGAATCGTAGATGAGCTTAAGCAGCGCCTTGCCGATCTGGAAGAGAATCCCCAAGGGCATATTATTCTCGGTACGACCACCTCCATCGCCATCCAGATTCTCCCCAGGGTGCTCTCCTATTTCCAGGATCAGTTCCCTCATATCAAAACCTCGATCTCATCCATGTCCTCCTCCCAGATCTACCAGCAGGTCGAGAACGGGATTGTGGATGTCGGCATCGGCTATCTGATCGGCCGCAATCCGGGAATGACGACCTCGGTCCTGTATTATGATACTTTCGAACTGGTTGTTTCGCCCCGCCATCCGCTGGCCCAGGTCAAAACAGCCGGGATCGAGGCACTGGGCACCATCCCGCTCATCCTGCTCTCACCGGATACAGTCGGCCGGAAATTTGTCGATGAGGTGCTGGCAAGGCACGGTATTCAGCCGCTGGTGATTATGGAGCTGACCAGCAGTGAGGAAGTGAAGCGGATGGTCGAGCTTGATCTGGGAGCGGCGGTCATCTCCAAGCAATCGGTCACTGCCGAGGTCAGAAGCGGAACCCTGCGCATCGTCCCGATCATCGAGCTTGAGGTTACCCATCCTGTAGGTGTTATTACCAAGTCCGGCAAGTATGTCAACTCTGCGATGAGGCAGTTCCTGAGCGATCTTAAGGGAATGCCCGAGACCCAGTTCATCGGCTCAGAGTAA
- a CDS encoding histidinol-phosphatase → MKFDLHTHHFRCGHADGTIRDYIEAGIAAGLDVIGISDHSPYFGSPSEQAFPRIAMAKSELVHYVEEVLSLQKEYEGRIDVLLGMESDFFPEHAELYRKTYAAYPFDYVIGSVHHVEEVSIFNQGRWKGLAPAQRLASKSEYYRLIAESARSGIFQILGHIDAMKGNYPPFSEIAAPKEIDEALRVIGECGPAIEINTSGGTKLCGGWYPSDEILERALHFGVEVSFGSDAHLPARVADQRNQVAARLKEIGFEYWVYYKRREKVKVAL, encoded by the coding sequence ATGAAGTTCGACCTGCATACCCATCATTTCCGCTGCGGCCATGCTGACGGCACGATCCGGGATTATATTGAAGCCGGAATAGCGGCGGGGCTGGATGTTATCGGTATTTCCGATCATTCGCCTTACTTCGGAAGCCCGTCCGAGCAGGCTTTTCCGCGCATTGCCATGGCCAAGTCCGAGCTGGTCCACTATGTGGAAGAAGTATTGTCGCTGCAAAAAGAATACGAAGGCCGCATTGATGTCCTGCTCGGCATGGAATCCGACTTCTTCCCGGAGCATGCGGAGCTGTACCGCAAGACCTACGCCGCCTACCCGTTCGATTATGTAATCGGCTCTGTGCATCATGTTGAGGAGGTCAGTATCTTCAACCAGGGACGCTGGAAGGGGCTTGCCCCCGCACAGAGGCTTGCTTCCAAAAGCGAGTACTACCGGCTAATTGCGGAATCCGCACGCAGCGGCATCTTCCAGATTCTCGGCCATATCGATGCCATGAAAGGCAACTATCCGCCCTTCTCCGAGATCGCTGCTCCCAAGGAGATTGACGAAGCCTTGCGCGTGATCGGCGAATGTGGTCCGGCCATCGAGATCAACACCTCCGGCGGCACCAAGCTGTGCGGCGGCTGGTACCCTTCCGATGAGATTCTGGAGCGGGCCCTGCACTTCGGCGTGGAGGTCAGCTTCGGCTCCGATGCCCATCTCCCTGCCCGCGTCGCCGACCAGCGCAATCAGGTGGCTGCGCGGCTGAAGGAGATTGGATTCGAATACTGGGTCTATTACAAGCGGCGCGAGAAGGTTAAGGTCGCGTTATAG
- a CDS encoding DUF2569 domain-containing protein, whose product MEINVQPASPQTYPPLRPSGLGGWLVLVQIGLVTTLFQVSLQLINYNIPSFGREYWDLLASPQGEMYHPLWAPAFIFEAAANGVLLLLTIFTLILFYQKKARLPRMMILLYSVNLLIGIIDYVLVMNIPVASELQDGSSMRDLIRAVFTCALWTAYFRKSERVRYTFIH is encoded by the coding sequence GTGGAAATAAATGTACAACCTGCTTCACCCCAAACCTATCCACCGCTACGCCCGTCAGGTCTCGGAGGCTGGCTGGTGCTGGTGCAGATCGGGTTAGTCACAACATTATTTCAAGTGTCGTTACAGCTGATTAACTACAATATTCCAAGCTTCGGCCGGGAGTATTGGGATCTTCTGGCATCCCCGCAAGGGGAAATGTACCATCCGCTCTGGGCGCCGGCCTTTATATTTGAAGCCGCTGCGAACGGAGTGCTGCTATTGCTGACTATTTTTACTTTGATTTTGTTTTATCAAAAAAAGGCACGCCTGCCGCGCATGATGATTCTGCTCTATTCCGTCAACCTGCTGATAGGGATCATTGACTATGTGCTCGTGATGAATATTCCTGTTGCCAGTGAGCTGCAGGATGGAAGCAGTATGCGTGATCTGATTAGAGCGGTATTCACCTGTGCGTTGTGGACAGCCTACTTCCGGAAATCGGAGCGCGTAAGGTACACCTTTATCCATTAA
- a CDS encoding SDR family oxidoreductase — MALQGKIVVITGASSGIGALTAQMLSGHGAVPVLLARSRDKLQAVAAGIQGEHGLFVCDVTDEAAVKRTFAEILEQYGRIDILLNNAGYGKFAAFTEMESEEFADMMDVNYMGIVRCTKAVVPHMLTRGSGQIVNVASMAGKIGTARSVSYTATKHAVLGFTNALRQELRKSGIIVSAVNPGPIATEFFKTADPSGNYERSVSRIMMTPQHVSAKIVKLMDKGKEEVDLPGLAGFGIRLYGLFPRLADKLTYNLMNRK; from the coding sequence ATGGCATTACAAGGCAAGATTGTGGTAATTACAGGAGCTTCCAGCGGGATTGGCGCGCTTACGGCGCAGATGCTCAGCGGGCACGGGGCGGTTCCCGTTCTGCTGGCCCGGTCCAGGGACAAGCTGCAGGCTGTTGCGGCGGGCATCCAGGGCGAGCATGGGCTGTTCGTCTGTGATGTGACCGATGAGGCGGCAGTGAAGCGTACCTTTGCGGAGATCCTGGAGCAATACGGCAGAATTGACATTCTGCTCAATAATGCCGGTTACGGCAAGTTTGCGGCTTTTACAGAGATGGAGTCTGAAGAGTTCGCCGATATGATGGATGTTAACTATATGGGAATTGTACGCTGCACCAAGGCTGTCGTTCCTCATATGCTTACGCGCGGCAGCGGTCAGATCGTGAATGTGGCTTCCATGGCCGGCAAAATCGGAACCGCACGCTCAGTGTCCTACACGGCCACCAAGCATGCCGTTCTCGGCTTCACCAATGCGCTCCGCCAGGAGCTGCGGAAGAGCGGTATTATTGTCTCGGCTGTGAACCCTGGACCTATCGCCACCGAATTCTTCAAGACCGCCGACCCCTCCGGTAATTATGAACGAAGCGTAAGCCGGATCATGATGACGCCGCAGCATGTGTCCGCGAAGATCGTCAAGCTGATGGACAAGGGAAAAGAGGAAGTGGACCTGCCCGGTCTGGCAGGCTTCGGCATCCGGCTCTATGGGCTGTTCCCGCGGCTGGCAGACAAGCTGACCTATAACCTGATGAACAGAAAATGA
- a CDS encoding aminotransferase class I/II-fold pyridoxal phosphate-dependent enzyme, with protein MNPLAGQLNDSIKAGNEHVYDMLSSLGKAIYFPKEGILSQSAEATAHAKKYNATIGIATENGLPMHLGVIQDKLSAYSPKDLYGYAPPAGKPELRAVWREKMLRENPSLEGKSFSNPIVTNALTHGLSIVADLFAEQGDVVIYPDKNWENYELTFGIRRLTETVNYPLFTEDMSFNSEGLLDALLAQKDRGKAIVLLNFPNNPTGYTPGLAEGEAIVAAILRAAEAGVNVVVVSDDAYFGLFFEDSLKESLFGKLANLHPRVLAVKIDGATKEEFVWGFRVGFITYASEDKELLAALEQKTLGIIRATISSGAHPSQTFVLDALKAPEFAAQKEEKFQIMKGRANKVKALLDSGKYGDDVWTYYPFNSGYFMCLKLFTVSAEDLRLHLIHTYGLGTIALGESDLRIAFSCIEEDQLEDLFDLVYAGIRDLEKV; from the coding sequence ATGAATCCACTGGCTGGACAATTGAATGACAGCATCAAGGCAGGCAATGAACATGTATACGATATGCTCTCGAGTCTCGGTAAAGCGATCTATTTTCCCAAAGAGGGGATTCTGAGCCAATCCGCAGAGGCAACGGCTCATGCTAAAAAGTATAACGCCACCATCGGGATTGCTACCGAGAACGGGTTGCCGATGCACCTTGGCGTAATCCAGGATAAACTCTCCGCCTACAGTCCCAAAGACCTGTACGGCTATGCGCCTCCAGCAGGCAAGCCGGAGCTTCGCGCCGTCTGGCGGGAGAAGATGCTGCGTGAGAATCCGTCGCTTGAAGGCAAGTCTTTCAGTAATCCAATCGTCACGAATGCGCTGACCCACGGGCTTAGCATCGTTGCCGATCTGTTCGCAGAGCAAGGGGATGTCGTCATTTATCCGGACAAAAACTGGGAGAACTACGAGCTGACCTTCGGCATCCGCCGGCTGACCGAAACCGTGAATTACCCGCTCTTCACGGAGGACATGAGCTTCAACAGCGAAGGGCTGCTGGATGCCCTGCTGGCCCAGAAGGACCGCGGCAAAGCCATCGTCCTGCTTAACTTCCCGAATAATCCAACCGGATATACGCCCGGCCTTGCAGAAGGCGAGGCTATTGTTGCCGCTATCCTGCGTGCCGCCGAAGCAGGCGTTAATGTGGTAGTGGTCAGCGATGATGCTTATTTCGGACTCTTTTTCGAGGATTCGCTCAAGGAATCCCTGTTCGGCAAGCTGGCGAACCTGCATCCGCGCGTGCTGGCGGTCAAGATTGACGGAGCTACCAAGGAAGAATTCGTCTGGGGCTTCCGCGTCGGCTTCATCACCTATGCTTCGGAGGACAAGGAGCTGCTGGCAGCGCTGGAACAAAAAACCCTCGGTATTATCCGGGCTACCATCTCCAGCGGCGCACATCCGTCGCAGACCTTCGTGCTCGACGCGTTGAAGGCACCGGAATTCGCTGCACAGAAGGAAGAGAAGTTCCAGATCATGAAAGGCCGGGCCAACAAAGTGAAGGCGCTGCTGGACAGCGGTAAATACGGCGATGATGTGTGGACCTATTATCCGTTCAACTCCGGGTACTTCATGTGCCTGAAGCTCTTTACCGTCTCTGCGGAAGATCTGCGGCTTCACCTGATTCACACCTACGGCCTGGGCACCATCGCCCTTGGCGAGAGCGACCTGCGCATTGCCTTCTCCTGTATCGAGGAGGATCAGCTGGAGGATCTGTTCGATCTCGTCTATGCAGGCATCCGTGATTTGGAGAAGGTCTGA
- a CDS encoding ABC transporter permease, whose product MDLKELRRQRRSRFTGSLVPYMGYIIQSGVAMVFLLVLIIFSAWYTALLRDIPTGIPIRWIMFVLLVPAAVHSSFRTYLQTPDTIFLLPQGHRMREYFAPSWVSGNVWKILRLAFILITLWPLYIRTDESPRGLLATLLVLILVKLLSSYGLWRETAMLSRPAAAGYNLLRWAAGGLMVGAWLWQPSMRALIFILILAAAYVAALAVPGRHAVPWERLITMEKNQGTRALMVLGWFVDVPGREQRVYARRYLSRWGSGLSWQRDSAYRFLLTKSFARGDVFGIVLRMAVLDLFLVWMMKDSYLGSGIYVFFLFLMGIQLTALRKLHSESFWLTVYPLPEGSKGKGTIQFVFRAHLVLALLTGLPLLLQAGQRPLEVLSTFACGFLLAYLFKVSSARKEARADEDDL is encoded by the coding sequence ATGGATTTGAAGGAGCTGCGCCGGCAGCGGCGCAGCCGGTTCACGGGAAGCCTGGTCCCTTATATGGGATATATCATTCAGAGCGGTGTTGCCATGGTGTTCCTGCTGGTGCTGATTATCTTCTCCGCCTGGTACACAGCGCTGCTGCGCGATATTCCGACTGGCATACCGATCCGCTGGATTATGTTCGTCCTGTTGGTGCCTGCGGCGGTACACAGCAGCTTCCGGACGTATCTGCAGACCCCGGATACAATCTTCCTGCTGCCGCAGGGCCACCGGATGAGAGAGTATTTCGCCCCGTCCTGGGTTAGCGGCAATGTGTGGAAGATTCTGCGACTAGCCTTTATCCTCATTACATTATGGCCGCTGTACATACGCACCGACGAGTCACCCCGGGGTCTGCTGGCTACCCTGCTGGTGCTGATTCTTGTCAAGCTGTTATCCAGCTACGGGTTATGGCGGGAGACAGCGATGCTCTCCCGCCCCGCTGCGGCAGGCTATAACCTGCTGCGCTGGGCAGCCGGCGGTCTAATGGTTGGGGCATGGCTATGGCAGCCGTCCATGCGCGCTCTGATCTTCATCCTGATTCTGGCCGCAGCCTATGTGGCCGCACTGGCTGTTCCCGGACGGCATGCTGTTCCGTGGGAACGCCTGATCACTATGGAGAAGAACCAGGGAACCCGGGCGCTGATGGTCCTCGGCTGGTTCGTCGATGTTCCGGGACGCGAGCAGCGGGTCTATGCCCGCCGTTATCTGTCGCGCTGGGGCAGCGGGCTCAGCTGGCAGCGGGATTCCGCGTACCGGTTCCTCCTGACCAAAAGCTTTGCCCGTGGTGACGTCTTCGGCATCGTCCTGCGGATGGCGGTGCTGGACCTGTTCCTGGTGTGGATGATGAAGGACAGCTATCTCGGCAGCGGCATCTATGTATTCTTCCTCTTCCTGATGGGCATTCAGCTGACGGCGCTGCGCAAGCTGCACAGCGAATCGTTCTGGCTGACCGTCTACCCGCTGCCGGAGGGCAGCAAGGGTAAGGGAACGATCCAGTTTGTCTTCCGGGCCCATCTGGTCCTGGCGCTGCTGACCGGATTGCCGCTCCTGCTTCAGGCCGGGCAGCGGCCGCTGGAAGTACTGTCTACCTTCGCCTGCGGATTCCTGCTCGCGTATCTGTTCAAGGTAAGCTCCGCCCGCAAGGAAGCGCGTGCGGATGAAGACGACCTGTAG
- a CDS encoding AraC family transcriptional regulator, with protein MLHASPSSFVILPALAKIVCEPGWKWQKREKPLQNYDLFYVWSGEGTVVRNGVPYQVGKGSCFLFRPGDYTSATHNPQKPLVITYIHFDVTEEVTELPAPYHELTETVEFEHLLARYVRLFLVQTYAAEEEGRLILKQLMIHLLRQDQARPVERHVSNQLAEVIHEVANYVSQHPGAAHRVEDLAARAGLSPRYFSIKFKEITGSSVQSYVIRARIERAQHLLLYAGMNVTEVADALGYRDIFFFSRQFKQHTGKSPSEIR; from the coding sequence ATGCTTCATGCATCGCCATCCTCTTTTGTCATCCTCCCGGCCCTGGCGAAGATTGTCTGTGAACCGGGCTGGAAATGGCAGAAAAGAGAGAAGCCGCTGCAAAACTATGACTTGTTCTATGTCTGGAGTGGAGAGGGTACGGTTGTGCGTAACGGCGTGCCCTATCAGGTGGGGAAGGGAAGCTGCTTCCTGTTCCGGCCGGGGGATTATACCAGTGCCACACATAATCCGCAGAAACCGCTTGTCATTACATATATTCACTTCGATGTGACGGAGGAGGTCACGGAGCTGCCGGCCCCTTACCATGAGCTGACCGAGACGGTGGAGTTCGAGCATCTGCTCGCCCGTTATGTCCGGCTGTTCCTGGTGCAGACCTATGCGGCGGAGGAGGAAGGCCGTCTGATTCTGAAGCAGCTCATGATTCATCTGCTGCGGCAGGATCAGGCGAGGCCGGTCGAGCGCCATGTCAGCAATCAGCTGGCGGAGGTGATCCACGAGGTCGCCAACTATGTCAGCCAGCATCCCGGGGCCGCGCACCGGGTAGAGGACCTGGCCGCCCGGGCGGGGCTGTCCCCGCGTTACTTCTCAATCAAGTTCAAGGAGATCACCGGCTCCTCGGTCCAGTCCTATGTGATCCGCGCACGGATCGAACGGGCCCAGCATCTGCTGTTGTATGCGGGCATGAATGTCACGGAGGTCGCAGATGCGCTCGGCTACCGTGATATCTTCTTTTTCAGCCGCCAATTCAAGCAGCATACCGGGAAAAGCCCGTCAGAGATCCGCTGA
- a CDS encoding YjcZ family sporulation protein, which yields MSEEVRGGYGYGGGFTSTGAILVLFILLVIISRSLFV from the coding sequence ATGAGCGAAGAAGTTAGAGGCGGATACGGATACGGCGGCGGGTTCACAAGCACTGGAGCCATTCTGGTTCTCTTTATCCTGCTGGTCATCATCAGCCGTTCACTCTTTGTCTAA
- the gpmA gene encoding 2,3-diphosphoglycerate-dependent phosphoglycerate mutase: MYEIVLIRHGESEYNRQNLFTGWSDPDLTEKGVEEAMKAGRLLKENGYTFDLAFASVLKRSIKTLNYILDEMDLLWIPVQKSWKLNERHYGALQGLSKSETALKYGEEQLHIWRRSLSVRPPMLESDDPRYARHDVRYKEVRPGDIPRGESLEDTVHRVGDFWTNRIVPLIRKKERVLISAHGNTLRALIKYMEDIDETALLDLNIPTGVPLVYKLDDDVKPISRFYLGEPEEVQQKAREVANQSKVTE; encoded by the coding sequence ATGTACGAAATCGTTCTGATACGGCATGGTGAGAGTGAATACAACCGGCAGAATCTGTTTACGGGCTGGAGTGATCCCGATCTGACGGAGAAGGGCGTGGAGGAGGCCATGAAAGCGGGCCGGCTGCTGAAGGAGAACGGATACACCTTCGATCTTGCATTCGCTTCGGTGCTGAAGCGTTCAATCAAGACGCTGAACTATATTCTGGATGAGATGGACCTGCTGTGGATTCCGGTGCAGAAGTCGTGGAAGTTGAATGAGCGCCATTACGGGGCGCTGCAGGGCCTCAGCAAGAGCGAGACCGCTCTGAAATACGGTGAGGAGCAGCTCCATATCTGGCGGCGCAGCCTCTCCGTCCGGCCTCCGATGCTGGAGTCGGATGACCCACGTTATGCGAGACACGATGTCCGCTACAAAGAAGTGCGTCCGGGTGACATCCCGCGCGGCGAGAGCCTGGAGGATACCGTACACCGGGTCGGTGATTTCTGGACCAACCGGATTGTACCGCTGATCCGCAAGAAGGAGCGGGTCCTGATCTCGGCGCACGGCAACACGCTGCGGGCCCTGATCAAGTATATGGAGGATATCGACGAGACCGCGCTGCTCGACCTCAACATCCCGACCGGCGTCCCGCTCGTCTACAAGCTCGACGACGATGTGAAGCCGATCAGCCGCTTCTATCTGGGCGAACCGGAAGAAGTACAGCAGAAAGCCCGCGAGGTGGCGAATCAGAGCAAGGTTACGGAGTAA
- a CDS encoding chemotaxis protein CheX, translating to MKAEVINPFLESARIVIEQVIQVSPSTGMLGIKDIELIDNHIWIQVGMTGQLSGNIIFGIAEPVALKMVSAMMGGYVITEMDEMGQSAISELGNMISGNASTILSNQGVSVDITPPKLMKSESMSILPRKALSIPLVMEGIGELDIQVMIS from the coding sequence ATGAAAGCAGAAGTAATTAATCCGTTTCTAGAGTCTGCGCGCATTGTAATTGAACAGGTGATCCAAGTCTCGCCGTCCACCGGTATGCTGGGGATTAAGGATATTGAACTGATCGATAATCATATATGGATTCAAGTGGGAATGACAGGTCAGCTCAGCGGGAATATTATCTTCGGGATTGCCGAACCGGTCGCACTTAAGATGGTGTCGGCCATGATGGGCGGTTATGTAATTACGGAGATGGATGAGATGGGCCAGAGCGCCATTTCCGAGCTGGGCAATATGATTAGCGGCAATGCCAGTACTATTCTCTCCAATCAAGGGGTGTCCGTAGACATTACCCCGCCGAAGCTGATGAAGTCGGAGAGCATGTCCATACTGCCGCGCAAAGCGCTGAGTATTCCTCTTGTGATGGAAGGGATCGGCGAGCTTGATATTCAGGTTATGATCTCTTAG
- a CDS encoding DEAD/DEAH box helicase: MNKASFAAIGIQEDLAARLSEFGITEPSPVQEQTIPLLLEGRDVLAASQTGTGKTLAYLLPLLQGINPDSKSVQKLVLAPTQELAMQILREAERYGAHRGIRAIGLIGGAAIKRQIDKLREHPQLVVGTPGRIRELIGLRKLKMHEVSTIILDEADQMFQLSGAGEVTKIVSSALRTRQLVMLSATIGPETRLLANREMKNPAEVGIDPGMMTAQSLEHHYVVCEERNKIDMLRRVIRHYKPDRAIVFVNATDDIAEVTAKLNHLGLPAAALYGDADKVTRANVLTRFRDGKLKVLVASDVAARGLDIENLTLVVSFDPAFDSEHYVHRAGRTGRMGKRGLSVTIVTEQQTFIMRKFARELDIQLDEREMAFGKALAEGGRAELRSGGTKERREGAEPRGGIAARTGKPQVRTSAAGTAGGTGGDAPAGQPGPAPGGSGVTVRREQHRPGVSAGTRSAAGPGGKARSQAERDKNRKNKGAPKWLKNKTPRGDGQ; encoded by the coding sequence ATGAATAAAGCTTCTTTTGCGGCTATCGGCATCCAGGAAGACCTTGCTGCCCGGTTGTCTGAATTCGGCATCACCGAACCATCCCCTGTACAGGAGCAGACGATTCCGCTTCTGCTGGAAGGAAGAGATGTTCTGGCCGCATCCCAGACAGGAACAGGCAAGACACTGGCTTATCTGCTGCCGCTGCTGCAAGGGATTAACCCGGACTCGAAATCGGTGCAAAAGCTGGTGCTGGCGCCAACTCAGGAGCTGGCGATGCAGATTCTCCGTGAAGCGGAGCGCTACGGTGCACACCGTGGCATCCGCGCCATAGGACTGATCGGCGGGGCGGCGATCAAGCGCCAGATTGACAAGCTGCGGGAGCATCCGCAGCTGGTGGTAGGCACCCCGGGACGCATACGTGAGCTGATCGGGCTGCGCAAGCTCAAGATGCATGAGGTGAGCACGATTATTCTCGATGAGGCGGATCAGATGTTCCAGCTTAGCGGTGCGGGCGAAGTGACGAAGATCGTCAGCAGCGCGCTGCGTACGCGGCAGCTGGTTATGCTGTCGGCCACGATTGGACCGGAGACCCGTCTGCTGGCGAACCGGGAGATGAAGAATCCGGCGGAGGTGGGCATCGACCCCGGCATGATGACTGCCCAGAGCCTCGAACATCACTATGTGGTGTGCGAGGAGCGGAACAAGATTGATATGCTGCGCCGGGTCATCCGCCACTATAAGCCGGACCGGGCCATTGTCTTCGTGAACGCGACGGATGACATCGCCGAGGTGACAGCGAAGCTGAACCACCTGGGCCTTCCGGCCGCAGCGCTGTACGGCGATGCCGACAAGGTGACGCGCGCTAACGTGCTGACCCGCTTCCGGGACGGCAAGCTCAAGGTCCTGGTCGCCAGTGACGTAGCGGCGCGGGGCCTGGACATTGAGAATCTGACGCTTGTCGTCAGCTTCGATCCTGCCTTTGACTCCGAGCACTATGTCCACCGTGCCGGACGGACCGGGCGCATGGGTAAACGCGGCTTATCCGTAACGATCGTTACGGAGCAGCAGACGTTCATCATGCGCAAATTCGCCCGCGAGCTGGATATCCAGCTGGACGAGCGGGAGATGGCCTTCGGCAAGGCGCTGGCGGAAGGCGGACGCGCCGAGCTGCGCAGCGGCGGCACGAAGGAGCGCCGCGAAGGGGCTGAACCGCGCGGCGGCATTGCAGCGCGCACCGGCAAGCCGCAGGTGCGGACCTCTGCGGCTGGAACAGCCGGAGGGACGGGCGGCGACGCGCCGGCAGGCCAGCCAGGCCCAGCGCCTGGCGGCAGTGGCGTTACGGTGCGGCGCGAGCAGCACCGCCCGGGAGTGAGCGCCGGCACGCGCAGCGCGGCGGGGCCGGGGGGCAAGGCCCGCAGCCAGGCGGAGCGGGACAAGAACCGCAAGAATAAAGGAGCCCCGAAATGGCTCAAGAACAAAACCCCGAGAGGTGACGGTCAATGA
- a CDS encoding ABC transporter ATP-binding protein: MNTAPVLEITGLSGGYSLNKPVLHDIGLQVQPGEMVGLIGLNGAGKSTTMKHILGLMSPHKGEITVQGKTRSSDPESYHSALSFVPESPLLYEEMTVREHVEFTARAYGVERSDYESRTSQLAALFNMEDKMDTLSSHLSKGMKQKVMIMCAFVARPALYVIDEPFLGLDPLGIRSLLDFMLDLKKSGASILLSSHILSTIENYCDRFIVLHRGMVIAEGTLAEMTAKAGRQGLNLEQLFYELVQGGK, from the coding sequence ATGAATACAGCTCCCGTATTGGAAATTACGGGCCTCAGCGGAGGCTACAGCCTGAACAAGCCGGTGCTGCATGATATCGGCCTGCAGGTGCAGCCCGGTGAGATGGTTGGGTTAATCGGACTGAACGGTGCGGGCAAGAGCACCACAATGAAGCATATCCTGGGGTTGATGTCCCCCCATAAGGGTGAGATTACGGTACAGGGGAAGACGCGCAGCAGCGATCCGGAGAGCTACCACAGTGCGCTGTCCTTCGTGCCGGAATCCCCTCTGCTCTATGAGGAAATGACGGTTCGTGAGCATGTGGAATTCACAGCCAGAGCGTATGGCGTGGAGCGCAGTGATTATGAATCACGCACCAGCCAGCTGGCTGCACTCTTCAATATGGAGGACAAGATGGATACCTTGTCCTCCCATCTGTCCAAGGGCATGAAGCAGAAGGTGATGATCATGTGCGCGTTCGTAGCGCGTCCGGCCTTGTATGTAATCGACGAGCCGTTTCTCGGACTCGACCCGCTGGGTATCCGCTCCCTGCTGGATTTCATGCTGGACCTGAAGAAGTCCGGAGCTTCGATTCTGCTCAGCTCGCATATTCTCTCCACAATTGAGAACTATTGTGACCGGTTCATTGTGCTGCACCGCGGAATGGTGATTGCGGAGGGAACGCTGGCCGAGATGACCGCGAAGGCCGGGCGGCAGGGCTTGAATTTGGAGCAGCTGTTCTACGAGCTGGTTCAGGGAGGGAAATGA